From Scleropages formosus chromosome 1, fSclFor1.1, whole genome shotgun sequence, a single genomic window includes:
- the LOC108924080 gene encoding calpain-3-like isoform X5 — protein MQMIIKYKHNGPESFLSLQTANFCVAVSLRCLRRYGVVDVLQEMLMKRLGSGLRVPTSVCSCEMFACHPPHPEFLAHMHGNKQHMQKDFFLYNASKARCKSYINLREVTQRFRLPPGEYIIVPSTYEPHQEGEFILRVFSEKRNLSEEIENRIEADNPVPEKPKKKKEKPIVFVSDRANVNREIEQEEYEEEKKNRKQDIKKPAPASAGEESEEDKQFRTIFQQIAGEDMEITANELKNVLNRVVAKHQELKTEGFTLESCRSMIALMDTDGSGKLNLQEFRHLWNKIKQWQGTFKHYDTDMSGTISSYEMRNAVNDAGFRLNNQLYDIITMRYADENMNIDFDSFICCLVRLEGMFRAFHAFDKDGDGLIRLNVLEWLQLTMYA, from the exons atgcaaatgattataaaatacaaacacaatggACCTGAATCCTTCTTGTCACTGCAAACAGCTAATTTTTGTGTTGCCGTCTCTCTCAGGTGCCTAAGGAGGTATGGAGTTGTGGACGTCCTTCAAGAAATGTTAATGAAGCGCCTGGGTTCTGGCCTCAGGGTCCCAACATCTGTCTGCAGTTGTGAAATGTTTGCGTGTCACCCACCACATCCAGAGTTTTTAGCCCAT ATGCACGGCAACAAGCAACACATGCAGAAGGATTTCTTCCTGTACAATGCATCCAAGGCACGCTGCAAGTCCTACATCAACTTGCGTGAGGTGACGCAGCGGTTCCGCCTGCCTCCCGGGGAGTACATCATTGTGCCCTCTACCTACGAGCCTCACCAGGAGGGGGAGTTCATCCTCAGGGTCTTCTCTGAGAAGAGGAACTTGTCTGA GGAAATAGAGAACAGGATTGAAGCTGACAATCCAGTG CCAGAGaagccaaagaaaaagaaagaaaag cccatcgtTTTTGTGTCGGACAGAGCGAATGTCAACAGGGAGATTGAGCAGGAGGAGTAcgaggaggagaaaaagaacaggAAGCAGGATATAAAAAAG CCAGCACCAGCCTCTGCCGGGGAAGAGAGCGAGGAAGACAAACAGTTCCGCACCATCTTTCAGCAGATCGCCGGAGAA GACATGGAGATCACAGCCAATGAGCTCAAGAATGTTCTGAACAGAGTGGTTGCCAAAC ACCAGGAACTGAAGACTGAGGGCTTCACTCTGGAGAGCTGTAGAAGCATGATTGCCCTGATGGAT ACTGACGGATCGGGCAAGTTGAACCTGCAGGAGTTCCGACACCTGTGGAACAAAATCAAACAGTGGCAG GGAACCTTCAAGCACTATGACACTGACATGTCCGGCACCATCAGCAGCTATGAGATGAGGAATGCTGTGAATGACGCAG GCTTCCGTCTGAACAATCAATTGTATGACATCATCACCATGCGCTATGCTGATGAGAACATGAACATTGATTTCGACAGCTTCATCTGCTGTCTTGTGCGGCTTGAGGGCATGTTCA GGGCGTTCCATGCTTTTGACAAAGATGGGGATGGATTGATCAGACTCAATGTCCTGGAG tggctccagctcaccatgtaTGCCTAG